In the genome of Paenibacillus sp. FSL R5-0766, one region contains:
- a CDS encoding glycoside hydrolase family 32 protein, with amino-acid sequence MSTILKQDYRNEYHFSPKEKWMNDPNGMVFFNGEYHLFYQHHPHGTTWGPMHWGHAVSRDLISWEELPIALLPDENGTIFSGSAVVDWNNTSGFFEGEPGLVAIFTHHLEVENRDAIQTQSLAYSKDNGRTWTKYEGNPVLKHESFVDFRDPKVFWHEQTKEWVMIIACGQTVCLYRSPNLKDWTLGSEFGAGIGSHDGVWECPDLFPLAVDGDSGQEKWVMLVSIGADPAFIEGSRTQYFTGEFDGTTFVPDEASQTIRWIDYGRDNYAGVSWSDVPEEDGRRLIIGWMSNWMYANQTPTNDYRGAMTIARELTLETRAGEVILIQRPARELEQARTPVLSLQDASIQQVSEQLNALQLVNYEIHAEWAQDQSFHFALRSGTDHETVVGVDSIRSEVYVDRSRSGIGHFHELFLSRHTAELKEVNGNQSLRIFVDHSSVEVFANDGQAVITDLIYPDVDSKGISAHAENKDLVFSSLHIYEISPTKA; translated from the coding sequence ATGTCGACAATTCTTAAACAAGATTACAGAAATGAATACCATTTTTCACCAAAAGAGAAGTGGATGAACGACCCAAACGGCATGGTGTTTTTCAATGGGGAGTATCACTTGTTCTATCAGCATCACCCACATGGAACTACATGGGGCCCCATGCATTGGGGCCATGCAGTGAGCAGGGACCTGATCTCCTGGGAGGAACTTCCGATAGCCTTACTCCCCGATGAGAATGGCACTATATTCTCGGGAAGTGCCGTAGTGGATTGGAATAATACGAGTGGATTCTTTGAGGGTGAGCCAGGGTTGGTTGCTATTTTCACCCATCATCTTGAAGTTGAAAACCGTGATGCCATACAAACCCAGAGTCTGGCGTATAGCAAAGACAACGGCAGAACCTGGACTAAGTACGAGGGTAATCCGGTATTAAAGCATGAGTCCTTTGTTGATTTTCGTGATCCCAAAGTGTTCTGGCATGAGCAGACCAAGGAGTGGGTTATGATTATCGCTTGTGGTCAAACGGTATGTCTGTATCGTTCTCCCAATCTGAAGGATTGGACGTTAGGAAGTGAATTTGGCGCCGGGATTGGTTCACACGATGGCGTGTGGGAATGCCCCGACCTGTTCCCGCTTGCAGTGGATGGAGATTCAGGGCAGGAGAAATGGGTGATGCTCGTTAGCATCGGTGCAGATCCTGCTTTTATTGAAGGCTCCAGAACACAATATTTTACCGGAGAATTTGATGGAACTACATTTGTCCCAGACGAGGCATCCCAGACGATTCGCTGGATTGATTATGGTCGGGATAACTACGCAGGAGTTAGTTGGTCTGACGTTCCTGAGGAAGATGGAAGACGCCTCATTATCGGCTGGATGAGCAACTGGATGTATGCCAACCAGACGCCAACCAATGATTACCGTGGAGCAATGACCATTGCCCGGGAGTTGACACTGGAGACAAGAGCGGGAGAAGTTATATTGATTCAACGTCCTGCACGGGAACTTGAGCAAGCCCGTACGCCAGTATTGTCCCTACAGGATGCTTCGATTCAGCAAGTGAGTGAGCAGTTGAACGCTTTGCAACTCGTGAACTATGAGATCCATGCAGAGTGGGCTCAGGATCAGTCGTTCCATTTTGCGCTAAGAAGCGGCACAGATCATGAGACGGTCGTTGGTGTAGACTCGATCCGAAGTGAAGTGTATGTTGATCGTAGTCGATCGGGCATCGGCCATTTTCATGAACTTTTCCTGAGCCGTCATACAGCTGAGTTAAAAGAAGTGAACGGAAATCAAAGTTTGCGTATCTTTGTAGATCATTCATCTGTGGAGGTATTTGCAAATGATGGTCAGGCGGTTATTACGGATCTGATCTATCCGGATGTAGATTCCAAGGGCATCTCTGCTCATGCAGAAAATAAAGATCTGGTCTTCTCTTCACTTCATATCTATGAGATATCACCGACCAAGGCTTAA
- a CDS encoding ABC transporter substrate-binding protein: MKKVNKSRKAVTTASISMLSAMLFLTACGGGGGGAASEAQSPDGKVTLNFITQSSPLAPADPNDKLINKRLEEKTNVHINWKNYTSDVFAEKRNLAVASGDLPDAIFDAGYGDYDLLKLAKDGAIIPLEDMIEQHMPNLKKVLEEAPEYKSMITAPDGHIYSFPWIEELGSGKQRIQSVDNLPWINVEWLNKLGLKMPTTTEELKEVLIAFKTQDPNGNGKADEIPLSFINKPGGEDLTFLFAAFGLGENWDHTVVTNDGKVVFTAADEGYKEAVKYIHELVKEGLVDVESYQQDWNTYLAKGKDNKYGMYFTWDKANITGMNDTYDVLPPVAGPNGEVNVTRTNGIGLDRGRMVITSSNKNLESTAKWVDQLYDPLQSVQNNWGTYGDESQQNIFEFDEAKGMLKHLPLEGSAPVELRQKTSIAGPLAILDSYYDKYTTKPEDAAWRMELLDKVMVPHMKAENVYPSVFFSIDELDRLSTIETDLFAYVLRLRTEWYQNGKIDQEWDAYLKELDRLGLQEWLQIKQAGYDRNNK; this comes from the coding sequence ATGAAAAAAGTGAACAAGTCCAGAAAAGCCGTTACAACGGCATCTATTTCCATGTTATCTGCAATGCTCTTTCTAACCGCCTGTGGCGGGGGTGGAGGCGGCGCGGCAAGTGAGGCGCAATCACCTGATGGTAAGGTGACATTGAATTTTATAACACAGAGCTCTCCACTGGCTCCCGCTGATCCAAACGACAAGCTGATTAACAAGCGACTCGAAGAGAAAACCAATGTGCATATCAACTGGAAGAACTATACGAGTGATGTGTTTGCAGAAAAAAGAAATCTGGCGGTCGCCAGCGGTGATTTGCCGGATGCCATTTTTGATGCAGGTTACGGGGATTATGATCTCCTGAAACTGGCGAAGGACGGGGCGATCATTCCACTAGAGGACATGATTGAACAACACATGCCCAATCTGAAAAAGGTGCTGGAGGAAGCTCCCGAATACAAGAGCATGATCACGGCTCCAGACGGACATATCTATTCATTCCCATGGATTGAAGAACTCGGAAGTGGCAAACAACGGATTCAGTCAGTGGATAACTTGCCCTGGATTAATGTGGAATGGTTGAACAAGCTTGGACTGAAGATGCCAACGACAACCGAAGAACTGAAAGAAGTATTGATCGCGTTCAAAACTCAAGATCCAAATGGCAATGGTAAGGCCGACGAAATTCCGTTATCTTTCATTAACAAACCGGGCGGAGAAGATCTGACATTTCTCTTTGCGGCATTTGGACTCGGAGAGAACTGGGATCATACCGTGGTAACCAATGATGGGAAAGTAGTCTTCACGGCAGCTGATGAAGGCTACAAGGAAGCGGTTAAATATATTCATGAGTTGGTTAAGGAAGGCCTCGTGGATGTCGAATCGTACCAACAGGATTGGAACACGTACCTGGCGAAAGGTAAGGATAACAAGTACGGCATGTACTTCACATGGGATAAGGCTAACATTACAGGCATGAATGATACGTATGATGTTCTGCCTCCGGTTGCCGGGCCTAACGGAGAGGTTAATGTCACAAGAACAAACGGAATAGGACTTGATCGTGGTCGCATGGTCATTACCAGCAGCAATAAAAACCTGGAATCTACAGCGAAGTGGGTAGACCAACTGTACGATCCGCTCCAATCTGTGCAGAACAACTGGGGTACCTATGGAGACGAGAGTCAGCAAAATATTTTTGAATTCGATGAAGCCAAAGGGATGCTGAAACATCTTCCACTGGAAGGATCTGCACCTGTGGAACTCAGACAAAAAACCAGTATCGCAGGACCATTGGCCATTCTCGACAGTTATTATGACAAATACACAACCAAACCGGAAGATGCGGCTTGGCGCATGGAACTTCTGGACAAGGTTATGGTTCCGCATATGAAAGCGGAGAACGTATATCCAAGTGTGTTCTTCTCCATTGATGAACTGGATCGATTGTCCACGATTGAGACCGATCTCTTCGCCTACGTGTTACGTCTGCGTACAGAATGGTATCAGAACGGGAAAATAGATCAGGAATGGGATGCTTACTTGAAAGAGTTGGATCGCCTTGGATTACAAGAATGGCTACAGATTAAACAAGCGGGATATGACCGTAATAACAAATAA
- a CDS encoding carbohydrate ABC transporter permease: protein MVVKHTGMDRLILTLNAIFLTCAVLVVVVPLIYIVIASFMDPTVLLNRGLSFNVSDWSLDGYQMILSNPAMIRGFANAVLYSVSFALITVTVSIFAGYALSDDRLAGRGFFMIIFIITMFFGGGLIPTYLLIRNLGMLDTVWAIIIPGAVNVWNIILSRTFFKGVPRELKEAANVDGASEMKIFFQIVIPLSKPIIFVLALYAFVGQWNSYFDAMIYLDNPNLHPLQLVLRSILIQNQAAPGMISDQLAMAELKRLSEMIKYSAIVISSLPLIIMYPFFQKYFEKGVMVGSLK, encoded by the coding sequence ATGGTTGTTAAACACACGGGAATGGATCGATTGATCCTCACACTCAATGCCATTTTTCTCACCTGTGCTGTACTGGTTGTGGTTGTTCCCCTGATTTATATTGTTATCGCCTCATTCATGGACCCCACGGTGTTACTGAATCGTGGACTGTCCTTTAATGTATCGGACTGGAGTCTGGACGGATATCAGATGATTTTGTCCAATCCAGCCATGATCCGGGGGTTTGCAAATGCGGTATTGTACTCGGTTTCTTTTGCACTGATCACCGTGACCGTATCCATATTTGCAGGTTATGCATTGTCGGATGATAGGCTCGCGGGACGTGGATTTTTCATGATTATCTTTATCATTACCATGTTCTTCGGTGGGGGATTAATCCCTACGTATCTACTCATACGTAATCTCGGCATGTTGGATACGGTGTGGGCGATCATCATCCCTGGAGCCGTTAACGTCTGGAACATCATTCTCTCCAGAACCTTTTTCAAAGGAGTCCCTCGAGAACTGAAAGAAGCTGCAAATGTGGATGGCGCTTCTGAGATGAAGATTTTCTTCCAGATCGTCATCCCGTTGTCGAAACCGATCATTTTTGTACTCGCACTTTATGCGTTCGTTGGGCAATGGAACTCCTATTTTGATGCAATGATCTATCTCGATAATCCGAACCTGCATCCGTTACAGCTCGTTCTGCGTTCCATTCTGATTCAGAATCAGGCTGCACCGGGCATGATCAGTGATCAGCTCGCGATGGCGGAACTGAAACGGCTCTCCGAGATGATTAAATACTCAGCGATTGTCATTTCGAGTCTGCCACTCATCATTATGTATCCGTTCTTCCAGAAGTATTTCGAAAAAGGTGTCATGGTCGGTTCCCTCAAATAG